One genomic window of Salmo salar chromosome ssa12, Ssal_v3.1, whole genome shotgun sequence includes the following:
- the LOC106565672 gene encoding epidermal growth factor receptor kinase substrate 8-like protein 3 isoform X2: MYRSDSPYGLDSSSYAGSVQSVQSNGYSVDDRLSQISNLSRPSAKSIYMQRKEYADSITKMMNKFQYRVEHLFTCDLDGREVRDVNDCVERLKLLDGMGRVWGQDMVLEVRDGNLLLTDIETKEELESLPLSSIVELKAVMDSCVYNSLLTATVKDRSRRTTSVFMFQCEDLRADFIKRDLERVLPHQRDDVSNHSDNRSNQEVMAGHQIVRNLQNAVPPPEQREWTPPEDPSAQWSAPDYDEDPTPVPTPTPPMPREEPLPPRKETPVQHLFTEEEPEPAPVSPPRPYTETDRNVDIVNHIFNDIEIFMGQVAAAAAKAEKKKKKKNKNKDKGIKGMPPAEEFETCLQKIKCGFNLLGELNGKISNPSAPEFVHCLFSTLAFVVSHSPEELPPTIVVPLLKPECIRLLSGEATPEEDQLWQSLGDAWNVPSTKWPEDDEDIPTYTLEFHDGWQPLELTHSLPGREPERREQSQKQSQSPRSTPEKRSAPFKPPPSRPDEPNLRNIRVMYDFTARNNRELSISKGEVVQLLDMSKKWWQVRNNRGEEGFVPNNVLESQDKEQEKQETSGPPSLTKRSKPDQVKAWLEYKGFSKITVRCLGVVSGSMLLGMTREELKIVCPEEGGRVFFQLQNIKSAMALASEVRPIEP; the protein is encoded by the exons ATGTACAGGAGTGACAGTCCCTATGGCTTGGACTCTAGCAGTTACGCAGGATCTGTCCAGTCCGTCCAGTCCAA TGGCTATTCAGTGGATGATCGGTTATCACAGATATCAAATCTGTCCAGACCAAGTGCCAAGTCAATATACA TGCAGAGGAAGGAGTATGCGGACTCTATCACCAAGATGATGAACAAATTCCAGTACAGAGTAGAG CATTTGTTCACCTGTGACCTGGATGGTAGGGAGGTGCGTGATGTGAATGACTGTGTTGAGAGGCTAAAGCTGCTGGATGGGATGGGCCGGGTGTGGGGGCAGGACATGGTCCTGGAGGTGCGGGATGGGAACCTGCTGCTAACAGACATCGAGACTAAG GAGGAGCTGGAGTCCCTGCCTCTGAGCAGCATCGTGGAGCTGAAAGCTGTGATGGACAGCTGTGTGTACAACTCCCTGCTGACCGCGACCGTCAAGGACCGCAGCAGGAGGACCACCAGTGTCTTCATGTTCCAGTGTGAGGACCTCAGG GCCGATTTCATAAAACGGGACCTAGAGAGAGTGCTCCCTCACCAGAGAGATGACGTTAGCAATCACAGCGACAACAG GAGCAATCAGGAAGTTATGGCTGGCCATCAAATTGTTAGGAATCTTCAGAACGCTGTCCCACCACCTGAGCAGAGAGAATGGACTCCTCCAGAAGATCCCTCAGCTCAATGGAGCGCTCCGGACTATG atgaagatcctacacctgtacctACGCCTACACCGCCCATGCCCAGAGAAGAGCCCCTCCCTCCCAGGAAGGAAACCCCAGTTCAGCACCTCTTTACGGAGGAGGAGCCTGAGCcagcccctgtctctcctccacgaCCATACACAGAGACTGATAGGAATGTG GACATCGTGAATCATATTTTCAATGACATTGAGATCTTTATGGGCCAAGTCGCTGCTGCAGCAGCCAAAgccgagaagaaaaaaaagaaaaagaacaaGAACAAGGATAAAG GCATTAAAGGCATGCCACCAGCAGAGGAATTTGAAACCTGTCTCCAGAAAATCAAATGCGGGTTCAACCTTCTG GGGGAGCTCAATGGAAAGATTAGTAATCCCAGTGCTCCGGAATTCGTCCACTGCCTCTTCTCCACCCTGGCATTT gtGGTGTCCCATAGCCCTGAGGAGCTGCCCCCCACCATCGTGGTGCCCCTGCTGAAGCCTGAGTGTATCCGTCTGCTGAGTGGGGAGGCCACTCCTGAGGAGGACCAGCTGTGGCAGTCGCTAGGAGACGCCTGGAACGTCCCCAG TACAAAATGGCCAGAGGATGATGAGGACATCCCAACCTACACTCTAGAGTTCCATGATGGTTGGCAGCCCCTGGAGTTGACCCACTCTCTCCCAGGGAGAGAGCCTGAGAGAAGGGAGCAGAGTCAGAAACAGAGTCAGAGTCCGCGCTCCACCCCTGAAAAG AGGTCGGCCCCGTTTAAGCCTCCACCATCACG TCCAGATGAGCCAAACCTCAGGAACATTCGTGTGATGTATGACTTCACTGCAAGGAACAACAGAGAGCTGAGCATCTCCAAGGGAGAGGTGGTTCAG CTACTGGACATGTCAAAGAAATGGTGGCAAGTAAGGaacaacagaggagaggagggctttGTACCCAACAATGTACTGGAGTCACAGGACAAGGAGCAAGAAAAGCAG GAAACCAGTGGTCCTCCCTCCCTAACCAAGAGGTCCAAGCCTGACCAAGTGAAGGCCTGGCTGGAGTATAAGGGCTTCAGTAAAAT cACGGTGCGCTGTCTGGGTGTAGTGAGTGGCTCTATGCTCCTGGGGATGACGAGAGAAGAGCTGAAGATAGTGTGTCCTGAGGAGGGGGGGCGGGTCTTCTTCCAGCTCCAGAACATCAAGTCTGCCATGGCT CTTGCCAGTGAGGTAAGGCCCATAGAGCCTtag
- the LOC106565672 gene encoding epidermal growth factor receptor kinase substrate 8-like protein 3 isoform X1, producing MYRSDSPYGLDSSSYAGSVQSVQSNGYSVDDRLSQISNLSRPSAKSIYMQRKEYADSITKMMNKFQYRVEHLFTCDLDGREVRDVNDCVERLKLLDGMGRVWGQDMVLEVRDGNLLLTDIETKEELESLPLSSIVELKAVMDSCVYNSLLTATVKDRSRRTTSVFMFQCEDLRADFIKRDLERVLPHQRDDVSNHSDNSRSNQEVMAGHQIVRNLQNAVPPPEQREWTPPEDPSAQWSAPDYDEDPTPVPTPTPPMPREEPLPPRKETPVQHLFTEEEPEPAPVSPPRPYTETDRNVDIVNHIFNDIEIFMGQVAAAAAKAEKKKKKKNKNKDKGIKGMPPAEEFETCLQKIKCGFNLLGELNGKISNPSAPEFVHCLFSTLAFVVSHSPEELPPTIVVPLLKPECIRLLSGEATPEEDQLWQSLGDAWNVPSTKWPEDDEDIPTYTLEFHDGWQPLELTHSLPGREPERREQSQKQSQSPRSTPEKRSAPFKPPPSRPDEPNLRNIRVMYDFTARNNRELSISKGEVVQLLDMSKKWWQVRNNRGEEGFVPNNVLESQDKEQEKQETSGPPSLTKRSKPDQVKAWLEYKGFSKITVRCLGVVSGSMLLGMTREELKIVCPEEGGRVFFQLQNIKSAMALASEVRPIEP from the exons ATGTACAGGAGTGACAGTCCCTATGGCTTGGACTCTAGCAGTTACGCAGGATCTGTCCAGTCCGTCCAGTCCAA TGGCTATTCAGTGGATGATCGGTTATCACAGATATCAAATCTGTCCAGACCAAGTGCCAAGTCAATATACA TGCAGAGGAAGGAGTATGCGGACTCTATCACCAAGATGATGAACAAATTCCAGTACAGAGTAGAG CATTTGTTCACCTGTGACCTGGATGGTAGGGAGGTGCGTGATGTGAATGACTGTGTTGAGAGGCTAAAGCTGCTGGATGGGATGGGCCGGGTGTGGGGGCAGGACATGGTCCTGGAGGTGCGGGATGGGAACCTGCTGCTAACAGACATCGAGACTAAG GAGGAGCTGGAGTCCCTGCCTCTGAGCAGCATCGTGGAGCTGAAAGCTGTGATGGACAGCTGTGTGTACAACTCCCTGCTGACCGCGACCGTCAAGGACCGCAGCAGGAGGACCACCAGTGTCTTCATGTTCCAGTGTGAGGACCTCAGG GCCGATTTCATAAAACGGGACCTAGAGAGAGTGCTCCCTCACCAGAGAGATGACGTTAGCAATCACAGCGACAACAG CAGGAGCAATCAGGAAGTTATGGCTGGCCATCAAATTGTTAGGAATCTTCAGAACGCTGTCCCACCACCTGAGCAGAGAGAATGGACTCCTCCAGAAGATCCCTCAGCTCAATGGAGCGCTCCGGACTATG atgaagatcctacacctgtacctACGCCTACACCGCCCATGCCCAGAGAAGAGCCCCTCCCTCCCAGGAAGGAAACCCCAGTTCAGCACCTCTTTACGGAGGAGGAGCCTGAGCcagcccctgtctctcctccacgaCCATACACAGAGACTGATAGGAATGTG GACATCGTGAATCATATTTTCAATGACATTGAGATCTTTATGGGCCAAGTCGCTGCTGCAGCAGCCAAAgccgagaagaaaaaaaagaaaaagaacaaGAACAAGGATAAAG GCATTAAAGGCATGCCACCAGCAGAGGAATTTGAAACCTGTCTCCAGAAAATCAAATGCGGGTTCAACCTTCTG GGGGAGCTCAATGGAAAGATTAGTAATCCCAGTGCTCCGGAATTCGTCCACTGCCTCTTCTCCACCCTGGCATTT gtGGTGTCCCATAGCCCTGAGGAGCTGCCCCCCACCATCGTGGTGCCCCTGCTGAAGCCTGAGTGTATCCGTCTGCTGAGTGGGGAGGCCACTCCTGAGGAGGACCAGCTGTGGCAGTCGCTAGGAGACGCCTGGAACGTCCCCAG TACAAAATGGCCAGAGGATGATGAGGACATCCCAACCTACACTCTAGAGTTCCATGATGGTTGGCAGCCCCTGGAGTTGACCCACTCTCTCCCAGGGAGAGAGCCTGAGAGAAGGGAGCAGAGTCAGAAACAGAGTCAGAGTCCGCGCTCCACCCCTGAAAAG AGGTCGGCCCCGTTTAAGCCTCCACCATCACG TCCAGATGAGCCAAACCTCAGGAACATTCGTGTGATGTATGACTTCACTGCAAGGAACAACAGAGAGCTGAGCATCTCCAAGGGAGAGGTGGTTCAG CTACTGGACATGTCAAAGAAATGGTGGCAAGTAAGGaacaacagaggagaggagggctttGTACCCAACAATGTACTGGAGTCACAGGACAAGGAGCAAGAAAAGCAG GAAACCAGTGGTCCTCCCTCCCTAACCAAGAGGTCCAAGCCTGACCAAGTGAAGGCCTGGCTGGAGTATAAGGGCTTCAGTAAAAT cACGGTGCGCTGTCTGGGTGTAGTGAGTGGCTCTATGCTCCTGGGGATGACGAGAGAAGAGCTGAAGATAGTGTGTCCTGAGGAGGGGGGGCGGGTCTTCTTCCAGCTCCAGAACATCAAGTCTGCCATGGCT CTTGCCAGTGAGGTAAGGCCCATAGAGCCTtag